One Thermoanaerobacter pseudethanolicus ATCC 33223 DNA window includes the following coding sequences:
- the pdaA gene encoding delta-lactam-biosynthetic de-N-acetylase, whose amino-acid sequence MVRKLFFILIGIFLCFSIVSCGIAKKDITKAERNEALQKPLEKPKEKVSNTVNKTVYTNTENLDNTLYGWGVRVLPNHQTPEITPKAMELIKKYDAIFVGDTTKKVVYLTFDEGYEAGYTPKILDILKENNVKAAFFVTGPYVKEHADLVKRMVEEGHIVGNHTVNHPSLPTLSDEKVKEEITKLGDMFKELTGKKMKYFRPPKGEYSERTLYLTKSLGYRTVFWSLAMADWQPLPGGPEESYNTVMKRLHPGAVILLHAVSKDNALALDRIIKSIKAEGYEFKTLDDIP is encoded by the coding sequence ATGGTAAGAAAATTATTCTTTATCTTAATAGGAATTTTTCTGTGCTTTTCGATTGTCTCTTGTGGAATAGCTAAAAAAGACATTACAAAAGCAGAAAGAAATGAAGCTTTACAAAAGCCTTTAGAGAAACCTAAAGAAAAAGTATCTAATACAGTTAACAAGACGGTTTATACTAACACAGAAAATTTGGACAACACTTTATATGGTTGGGGAGTAAGAGTGTTGCCAAATCATCAAACTCCAGAAATAACTCCTAAGGCGATGGAGCTTATAAAAAAATACGACGCTATTTTTGTAGGTGACACGACAAAAAAGGTAGTTTATTTGACTTTTGATGAAGGATATGAAGCTGGTTATACTCCTAAGATACTAGATATACTCAAAGAAAACAATGTAAAAGCAGCTTTTTTTGTAACTGGACCTTATGTAAAGGAACATGCTGATTTGGTTAAAAGAATGGTGGAGGAAGGACATATAGTTGGCAATCACACTGTCAATCATCCAAGTTTGCCTACTTTGTCTGATGAAAAAGTAAAAGAGGAAATAACTAAATTGGGGGATATGTTTAAAGAGCTAACGGGGAAAAAGATGAAATATTTTAGACCTCCCAAAGGAGAATATAGTGAAAGGACTCTTTATCTTACTAAGTCTTTAGGATACAGGACTGTTTTTTGGAGCCTTGCTATGGCTGATTGGCAGCCACTTCCTGGAGGTCCAGAAGAAAGCTATAATACTGTTATGAAAAGGCTTCATCCGGGGGCGGTAATACTTCTTCATGCAGTTTCAAAAGACAATGCTTTAGCCCTTGATAGAATAATTAAGAGTATTAAAGCTGAAGGATATGAATTTAAAACTCTAGACGATATACCATGA
- the dhaL gene encoding dihydroxyacetone kinase subunit DhaL — translation MVITKNDVLKIVDKIVEVIKENKEYLTELDAAIGDADHGINLDRGFDAVKQKLTTLPETTDIGTILKTIGMTLVSTVGGASGPLYGTAFMRAGQVVQGKNELSEEDIVKIFEAALDGIKQRGKAEAGDKTMIDSIEPAYKALKESLENNIALPEALNRAANAAKEGMEYTKNISARKGRASYLGERSIGHLDPGATSAYLMIKSFSDVVNLS, via the coding sequence ATGGTTATCACAAAAAATGATGTCCTAAAAATTGTGGACAAAATTGTAGAGGTTATAAAAGAAAATAAAGAGTACCTTACAGAGTTGGATGCTGCTATTGGTGATGCGGACCACGGAATAAATTTAGATAGAGGATTTGATGCCGTAAAGCAAAAATTGACCACATTGCCTGAAACTACTGATATAGGGACAATATTAAAAACTATAGGCATGACTCTTGTATCTACGGTGGGAGGAGCTTCTGGTCCTTTATATGGTACAGCTTTTATGAGGGCTGGACAAGTAGTTCAGGGTAAAAATGAACTTTCTGAAGAGGATATAGTTAAAATCTTTGAAGCTGCTTTAGATGGCATCAAACAAAGAGGAAAAGCCGAAGCAGGAGACAAGACTATGATAGATTCTATTGAACCTGCATATAAAGCTTTAAAAGAGAGTTTAGAGAACAACATTGCATTACCTGAAGCATTAAATAGAGCAGCTAATGCTGCAAAAGAGGGAATGGAATACACTAAGAATATTTCTGCAAGAAAAGGAAGAGCAAGTTACTTAGGAGAAAGAAGTATTGGACACTTAGATCCAGGGGCAACATCAGCATATTTGATGATAAAGTCTTTTTCTGATGTTGTCAATTTATCATGA
- the dhaK gene encoding dihydroxyacetone kinase subunit DhaK encodes MKKLINNPNDVVKEMIEGLLAAHPSYLRKLDNIDVIVRKDAPVEGKVGLVSGGGSGHEPAHAGYVGYGMLDAACPGAVFTSPTPDQIYEAIKAVDGGKGVLLIIKNYTGDVMNFEMAREMAQMEGIEVDEVIVNDDVAVENSTWTQGRRGIAGTVFVHKIAGAKAQEGASLQEVKRVAEKVIANVRSMGMALTPCIVPAAGKPSFTLAEDEMEIGIGIHGEPGTHREKIKPADEIVEHLMEKIINDLPYKENDEVAVMINGLGATPLMELYVANRKVAEILESKKIKVYKTYVGEFMTSLEMSGFSITLLKLDEELKTLLDAKADTPAFKQL; translated from the coding sequence ATGAAAAAGTTGATTAATAATCCTAATGATGTCGTGAAAGAAATGATAGAAGGTTTGCTGGCTGCTCACCCATCTTACCTGAGAAAGCTTGACAACATAGATGTAATTGTCAGAAAAGACGCACCTGTAGAAGGAAAAGTTGGACTTGTAAGTGGTGGTGGCAGTGGCCATGAGCCTGCTCATGCAGGATATGTGGGCTATGGAATGTTAGATGCGGCTTGCCCTGGTGCTGTCTTTACTTCACCTACACCTGACCAAATTTATGAAGCGATTAAGGCAGTGGATGGAGGAAAAGGAGTATTATTGATTATTAAAAATTACACAGGTGACGTAATGAATTTTGAAATGGCTAGAGAAATGGCACAGATGGAGGGAATAGAAGTAGATGAAGTGATAGTGAACGATGATGTTGCAGTAGAAAATAGCACTTGGACGCAGGGAAGGCGTGGCATTGCTGGAACTGTTTTTGTTCACAAAATTGCTGGTGCAAAGGCACAAGAAGGGGCTAGCTTACAAGAAGTAAAAAGAGTAGCTGAGAAAGTAATTGCAAATGTAAGGTCAATGGGAATGGCACTAACACCCTGTATTGTTCCAGCAGCAGGGAAACCCAGCTTTACTCTTGCAGAAGATGAGATGGAGATTGGTATAGGAATACATGGAGAGCCTGGAACTCACAGAGAAAAAATAAAACCTGCAGATGAAATAGTAGAACATTTAATGGAGAAAATAATAAATGACCTGCCTTATAAAGAAAATGACGAGGTTGCTGTTATGATAAACGGGCTTGGTGCAACTCCTTTAATGGAACTTTATGTTGCGAACAGGAAAGTAGCAGAAATCTTAGAGAGTAAGAAGATCAAAGTTTACAAAACATACGTAGGAGAATTTATGACCTCTCTTGAAATGAGTGGATTTTCTATAACATTATTAAAATTAGATGAAGAACTTAAAACATTGTTAGATGCAAAGGCTGATACACCTGCTTTCAAACAATTATAA
- a CDS encoding NAD(P)/FAD-dependent oxidoreductase, with translation MLNYDIVIIGGGPAGLGAAVEAYEKGVKNIVIIERDKYLGGILEQCIHNGFGLQEFKEELTGPEYAQRFIDKVEEYDINVMLETMVLEITPDRIVKAVNSKEGVFTIKAGAIILAMGCRERPRGAIMIPGTRPAGILTAGTAQRYVNMEGYLPGKEIVILGSGDVGLIMARRLTLEGAKVKAVVELMPYSSGLTRNIVQCLEDFNIPLLLSHTVIEIHGKDRVEGVTIAKVDENREPIMETAQYISCDTLILSVGLIPENELSQKAGIELDPITGGPIVNEMLETSVPGIFACGNVLQVHDLVDNVTAEARLAANSAIRFIREGEFGKSNIAVKAGNGIRYVVPQKINVDNIEKRIKFRMRPVNVYNNAMLAVKSGDKYLLRQKRQRLTPGEMIDVNLSKDILKNANLEEGIVFLVEEG, from the coding sequence ATGCTTAACTATGATATAGTCATAATAGGTGGCGGCCCTGCAGGCTTGGGTGCTGCTGTAGAAGCCTATGAAAAGGGTGTAAAAAATATAGTCATAATTGAAAGAGATAAATATCTTGGGGGTATTTTAGAGCAGTGCATACACAATGGATTTGGACTTCAGGAATTTAAAGAAGAATTGACAGGACCAGAATATGCACAAAGATTCATTGATAAAGTAGAAGAATATGACATAAATGTAATGTTGGAAACTATGGTTTTGGAAATAACTCCTGATAGAATTGTAAAAGCTGTTAATTCTAAGGAAGGTGTGTTCACAATAAAAGCTGGAGCTATAATTTTAGCTATGGGATGCAGGGAAAGGCCGAGAGGTGCTATTATGATACCTGGCACTCGCCCAGCAGGTATTCTCACAGCAGGTACTGCTCAGAGGTATGTAAATATGGAAGGATATCTTCCAGGGAAAGAAATAGTGATATTAGGTTCTGGTGATGTTGGGCTTATTATGGCGAGAAGGCTTACATTAGAAGGAGCAAAAGTCAAAGCAGTTGTAGAACTCATGCCTTACTCTAGTGGACTTACAAGAAACATCGTTCAGTGTTTAGAGGACTTTAATATTCCTCTTCTTTTAAGTCACACTGTCATTGAAATTCACGGCAAAGACAGGGTAGAAGGAGTTACAATTGCCAAAGTTGATGAAAATAGAGAGCCAATTATGGAGACTGCACAGTATATAAGTTGTGATACGTTAATACTTTCTGTTGGCTTGATTCCTGAAAATGAGCTCTCTCAAAAGGCCGGTATAGAGCTAGACCCTATAACAGGAGGACCTATTGTAAATGAAATGTTAGAAACAAGTGTTCCTGGAATTTTTGCTTGTGGCAATGTCCTTCAAGTTCACGACTTAGTTGACAATGTTACTGCAGAAGCGAGATTGGCAGCTAATTCAGCAATACGATTTATTCGAGAAGGTGAATTTGGAAAAAGCAATATTGCCGTAAAAGCTGGTAATGGCATACGTTATGTTGTTCCGCAAAAGATAAATGTAGATAACATAGAAAAAAGGATAAAATTCAGAATGAGACCTGTTAACGTTTATAACAATGCTATGTTAGCAGTAAAGTCAGGAGACAAATATTTACTAAGACAAAAAAGGCAGCGCTTAACCCCTGGTGAAATGATTGATGTAAATTTAAGTAAAGACATACTAAAAAATGCAAATCTTGAAGAAGGTATTGTCTTTTTAGTTGAGGAGGGATAA
- a CDS encoding NAD(P)/FAD-dependent oxidoreductase, with amino-acid sequence MKEMYDVLIIGAGVVGCSIARELSKYKLKILVVEKGEDVASEGASKANSAILHAGYDPVPGTLKAMLNVRGNEMYDELCKDLDVPIKRTGSLVVAFSEEEVKELYELFDRGIKNGVKGLSLITKDMVKEIEPHINDTVVAALYAKTAGIICPYGYTIAVAENAAQNGAEFVFNSEVIDIKKNGDFFIVKTHKEEFYSKYVVNAAGLYSDVINNMVGAKPFSVHPRKGEYLILDKDQGYLARTVIFQVPTKMGKGILVSPTVDGNLLIGPTSEDIQDKEFKATTREGLNKAITVAKRSVDKFDVRKTITQFTGLRATPDTEDKDFIIGESDVKGFINAAGIESPGFTAAPAIAEMIRDILKDAGLQLIEKVDFNPKRKPVIRFTELSDEERNKLIKENPAYGRIICRCETVTEGEIIDAIRRPVGAKSLDGVKRRVRAGMGRCQGSFCGPRVVEILARELNISPLEVTKHGRNSNILTAETKKFLLEKASEVLKKEVYENA; translated from the coding sequence ATGAAAGAAATGTACGATGTTTTAATAATAGGTGCTGGAGTGGTTGGTTGTTCAATTGCGAGAGAACTTTCAAAATACAAATTAAAAATATTAGTTGTAGAAAAAGGTGAAGATGTGGCTTCAGAAGGGGCTTCTAAAGCTAATAGCGCAATACTACATGCGGGTTATGACCCTGTACCTGGTACTTTAAAAGCTATGCTGAATGTCAGAGGAAATGAAATGTACGATGAGTTGTGTAAAGATTTGGATGTTCCAATAAAGAGAACAGGTTCTTTAGTTGTGGCTTTTTCTGAAGAAGAGGTAAAAGAGCTCTATGAATTGTTTGATAGAGGAATAAAAAATGGTGTCAAAGGGTTGTCTCTCATTACAAAAGATATGGTCAAAGAGATAGAACCACACATAAATGACACTGTAGTTGCTGCTTTGTATGCCAAAACAGCAGGAATAATATGTCCTTATGGATATACTATTGCAGTGGCAGAAAATGCTGCACAAAATGGAGCAGAATTTGTTTTTAATTCAGAAGTAATTGATATCAAAAAAAATGGGGACTTCTTTATAGTAAAAACTCACAAAGAAGAATTTTACAGTAAATATGTTGTCAATGCTGCAGGACTTTATTCAGATGTCATAAATAACATGGTAGGGGCGAAGCCATTTTCTGTGCATCCTAGAAAAGGAGAATATTTGATATTAGATAAAGACCAAGGATATCTTGCAAGGACAGTAATATTCCAGGTTCCAACTAAAATGGGTAAAGGAATACTAGTTTCTCCTACAGTTGATGGAAATCTATTGATAGGACCTACTTCAGAAGACATACAAGATAAAGAATTTAAAGCAACTACCAGAGAAGGGCTCAATAAAGCAATTACAGTTGCAAAAAGAAGTGTGGATAAATTTGATGTCAGAAAGACTATCACTCAGTTTACAGGACTTAGAGCGACTCCTGATACAGAAGACAAAGACTTTATAATTGGAGAATCTGATGTGAAAGGATTTATAAATGCTGCTGGAATAGAATCTCCTGGTTTTACTGCAGCTCCTGCTATCGCTGAAATGATAAGGGATATACTTAAAGATGCTGGACTTCAGTTGATTGAAAAAGTAGATTTTAACCCAAAAAGAAAACCAGTCATAAGATTTACTGAACTTTCAGACGAGGAAAGAAACAAGCTTATAAAAGAAAATCCTGCTTATGGAAGAATAATATGCAGATGTGAGACAGTGACGGAAGGAGAGATAATAGATGCGATAAGAAGACCTGTAGGTGCAAAATCTTTAGATGGTGTTAAAAGGCGTGTAAGAGCTGGAATGGGAAGATGCCAGGGAAGTTTTTGTGGGCCGAGAGTTGTTGAAATATTAGCAAGAGAACTTAATATTTCTCCTCTTGAGGTTACAAAGCATGGAAGAAATTCGAATATACTAACTGCAGAGACAAAAAAATTTTTATTAGAAAAAGCATCGGAGGTTTTAAAGAAAGAGGTGTATGAGAATGCTTAA
- a CDS encoding DUF1667 domain-containing protein, translated as MELKEITCIVCPLGCRIQVEMEGGEIKSVKGYSCSRGLEYAKNEVTMPKRTITTSVRAIGGHLPLLSVRTKEPVPKEKIQEIMLELAKVEVKAPVKIGDVVVKNILGTGVDIIATRNLYVK; from the coding sequence ATGGAACTAAAAGAAATTACATGCATAGTTTGCCCCTTGGGCTGCAGGATACAAGTTGAAATGGAAGGAGGGGAGATAAAAAGCGTAAAGGGATATTCTTGTTCTAGAGGATTAGAATATGCTAAAAATGAAGTTACTATGCCTAAAAGGACTATTACTACAAGTGTGAGAGCGATAGGGGGGCATCTTCCACTTTTATCAGTTAGGACAAAAGAGCCTGTTCCAAAAGAAAAGATACAAGAAATAATGCTTGAATTGGCTAAGGTAGAGGTTAAAGCTCCTGTAAAAATAGGAGATGTAGTGGTGAAGAACATTTTAGGTACGGGGGTTGACATAATTGCTACAAGAAACCTCTATGTAAAATAA
- the glpK gene encoding glycerol kinase GlpK, with the protein MAKYIMAFDQGTTSSRAIIFDRSGKIIASLNQEFKQIYPKAGWVEHDPMEIWGTQIGVAKGVIEKAGINPEDIAAIGITNQRETTVVWDKNTGKPIYNAIVWQCRRTAPICDELKNKGFDKKIREKTGLVVDAYFSGTKIKWILDNVEGAREKAEKGELLFGNIDTWLIWNLTRGKVHVTDYSNASRTMIFNIHELKWDKEILAELNIPEQMLPEVKPSSYVYGYTDKSIFGVEIPIAGDAGDQQAALFGQACFKPGMAKNTYGTGCFMLMNTGEKAVPSNTGLLTTIAWGIDGKVEYALEGSIFIAGAAIQWLRDELRIIDNSPQSEEYAMKVEDTNGVYVVPAFVGLGAPYWDMYARGTIVGLTRGAKREHIIRATLESIAYQTRDVLEAMQEDSGIRLQALKVDGGASANNFLMQFQSDILGVPVDRPQVIETTALGASYLAGLAVGFWNSREEIEKNWNVDKHFEPAMDNEKREKLYKGWKKAVERAMKWAEE; encoded by the coding sequence ATGGCAAAGTACATTATGGCTTTTGACCAGGGGACAACAAGTTCCCGTGCGATAATTTTTGACCGCAGCGGGAAAATAATAGCTTCACTAAACCAGGAATTTAAGCAAATTTATCCTAAGGCAGGTTGGGTAGAACATGATCCAATGGAGATATGGGGTACACAAATAGGTGTTGCAAAAGGTGTTATAGAAAAAGCGGGTATTAATCCGGAGGATATTGCAGCTATTGGCATTACAAATCAGAGAGAGACAACTGTTGTGTGGGATAAAAATACAGGAAAACCTATTTACAATGCAATAGTATGGCAATGCAGGAGGACTGCTCCTATATGCGATGAACTAAAAAATAAAGGTTTTGACAAGAAAATTAGAGAAAAAACCGGACTTGTAGTAGATGCATATTTTTCTGGTACTAAAATAAAATGGATTTTGGATAATGTTGAAGGAGCAAGAGAAAAAGCAGAAAAAGGAGAATTGCTTTTTGGAAATATTGATACATGGCTTATTTGGAATTTGACAAGAGGTAAGGTACACGTAACCGACTATTCCAATGCTTCAAGGACGATGATCTTTAACATACATGAGCTTAAATGGGATAAAGAGATATTGGCTGAACTTAACATACCAGAGCAAATGCTTCCGGAAGTTAAGCCTTCCAGTTATGTATATGGCTATACTGATAAAAGTATATTTGGAGTAGAGATACCTATTGCCGGAGATGCGGGAGACCAGCAGGCAGCTTTGTTTGGTCAAGCTTGTTTTAAACCTGGGATGGCAAAAAACACCTATGGAACAGGCTGCTTTATGCTTATGAATACAGGGGAAAAGGCCGTGCCTTCAAATACTGGACTTCTCACTACAATCGCTTGGGGAATTGATGGAAAAGTAGAATATGCCTTAGAGGGTAGTATATTTATAGCAGGTGCTGCGATACAGTGGTTGAGAGACGAACTTAGAATAATTGACAATTCACCGCAAAGTGAAGAATATGCGATGAAAGTTGAAGACACAAACGGTGTATATGTTGTTCCTGCTTTTGTAGGACTTGGAGCACCTTATTGGGATATGTATGCAAGGGGTACGATTGTAGGACTTACAAGGGGAGCAAAAAGGGAACATATAATAAGGGCAACACTGGAATCCATTGCTTATCAGACAAGAGATGTACTAGAGGCTATGCAAGAGGATTCGGGAATCAGATTACAAGCTTTAAAAGTTGACGGTGGAGCAAGTGCTAATAACTTCTTGATGCAATTCCAATCTGACATTTTAGGCGTTCCGGTTGACAGGCCTCAAGTAATTGAAACTACTGCTTTAGGTGCTTCTTATCTTGCAGGATTGGCAGTAGGATTCTGGAACAGCAGAGAAGAAATAGAAAAGAATTGGAATGTTGATAAGCATTTTGAACCTGCTATGGATAATGAAAAGAGAGAAAAATTGTATAAAGGTTGGAAAAAGGCTGTAGAAAGGGCTATGAAATGGGCTGAAGAATAA
- a CDS encoding MIP/aquaporin family protein has product MSDLAKYVAEFFGTMILIWLGDGVVANVVLNKSKGQNSGWIVITAGWGFAVMVGAYTVGWISGAHLNPAVTIGLATIGKFSWSLVPGYIIAQVLGAFVGAIIVYLMYMDHYAATEDPTAKLGTFATIPAIRKLGKNFMTEAFGTAMLLIGILGITNGNNQLVGGLGPLLIGLLIWAIGLSLGGPTGYAINPARDFGPRLAHAVLPIPGKGDSDWGYGLIVPIFGPIVGGILGAIVYQLIVNIH; this is encoded by the coding sequence ATGAGTGACCTTGCAAAATATGTTGCTGAATTTTTTGGTACGATGATACTTATATGGTTAGGTGATGGCGTGGTTGCAAACGTTGTCTTAAATAAATCTAAAGGGCAAAACAGCGGTTGGATTGTAATCACCGCGGGATGGGGATTTGCAGTAATGGTAGGAGCGTATACAGTTGGGTGGATAAGTGGTGCTCACTTAAATCCAGCTGTGACAATTGGCTTAGCAACGATAGGCAAGTTTTCATGGAGTTTGGTGCCAGGCTACATTATAGCACAAGTTTTAGGAGCTTTTGTGGGAGCTATAATTGTTTATTTGATGTACATGGATCATTATGCAGCAACTGAAGATCCCACAGCTAAGCTTGGTACTTTTGCAACTATTCCAGCTATAAGAAAGTTGGGTAAGAATTTTATGACAGAGGCATTTGGTACTGCTATGCTTTTAATAGGAATACTGGGTATAACAAATGGCAACAATCAATTAGTTGGAGGATTAGGACCGCTTCTAATTGGTTTACTTATTTGGGCAATAGGGTTAAGCTTAGGTGGACCTACAGGTTATGCAATTAATCCAGCAAGAGACTTTGGACCAAGGCTTGCTCATGCTGTTCTTCCTATTCCAGGTAAAGGGGATTCTGATTGGGGATACGGCTTAATAGTTCCAATATTTGGGCCGATAGTCGGAGGAATACTTGGAGCCATAGTTTACCAACTTATTGTGAATATACATTAG
- a CDS encoding glycerol-3-phosphate responsive antiterminator, whose product MREKILDAMRDFPIIAAVREAKDLNTALSSNAQVIFLLTGDIMNISEIVQEVKRHDKIVFVHFDLLEGLGKDNKAVEYLAEKIKPHGIISTRNNILIHAKQFDLFCIQRLFILDSQALKTGFASAKQIVPDAIEVMPGIIPSVISEISVDVHQPVIAGGLVKTKEEVINALKSGAIAVSTSEKNLWFIE is encoded by the coding sequence ATGAGAGAAAAGATTCTGGATGCAATGAGAGACTTCCCGATAATAGCTGCAGTGCGAGAGGCAAAAGATTTAAATACGGCTCTTTCTTCAAATGCACAGGTGATATTTTTACTTACTGGTGACATAATGAACATTTCTGAAATAGTTCAAGAGGTCAAAAGACATGATAAAATTGTTTTTGTGCATTTTGATTTGCTTGAAGGTTTAGGAAAGGACAACAAAGCAGTAGAGTATTTGGCTGAAAAAATAAAGCCCCATGGTATAATCTCTACCCGCAATAATATTTTGATACACGCTAAACAATTTGATCTTTTCTGCATCCAGAGACTTTTCATTTTAGATTCCCAGGCATTAAAAACAGGGTTTGCTTCAGCAAAACAAATAGTTCCAGATGCAATAGAAGTAATGCCTGGGATAATTCCCTCAGTGATAAGTGAAATATCAGTAGATGTGCATCAACCAGTCATCGCAGGAGGTTTAGTCAAGACAAAAGAAGAAGTTATAAATGCACTTAAATCTGGAGCTATTGCCGTATCAACGAGTGAAAAAAATCTGTGGTTTATTGAGTGA
- the dhaM gene encoding dihydroxyacetone kinase phosphoryl donor subunit DhaM translates to MVGIVLVSHSRKIVEGIYELASQMTGGKVPIGIAGGTQDGRLGTDATEIMEEIKKVDEGEGVVVLVDIGSAVMSAQMAIELLGEEYEGKVKIADAPLVEGAIAASVEASIGSDFDKVLLVAEEAKKLNKF, encoded by the coding sequence ATGGTTGGAATAGTGTTAGTCTCTCACTCAAGAAAAATAGTAGAGGGGATTTATGAACTTGCAAGCCAAATGACAGGTGGAAAAGTTCCTATAGGGATAGCTGGCGGGACACAAGATGGCAGATTGGGAACAGATGCTACAGAGATAATGGAGGAAATTAAAAAAGTAGACGAGGGAGAAGGAGTAGTAGTTTTAGTTGATATTGGAAGTGCTGTAATGAGTGCGCAAATGGCGATAGAACTCCTGGGAGAGGAATATGAAGGTAAAGTAAAAATTGCTGATGCACCTTTAGTGGAGGGAGCAATTGCAGCTAGTGTAGAGGCTTCTATAGGTAGTGATTTTGATAAAGTTCTTTTAGTGGCAGAAGAAGCAAAAAAACTTAATAAATTTTAA